TCGTCCGGGCCAATGGGCTCGCCGCTGGCGACGATCCTGGCCCTCTCGATGACATTTTTCAGTTCACGGACGTTTCCCGGCCACGAGTGGTTCATCAGCCTTTCCATGGCCTCGGCTGTCAGGTCATCCTCGTTCCCGAGAAAGTGACGGGAAAGCTCCCCGATGTCCTCCTTCCTGGAGCGCAGCGGGGGAACGAGGAGAGGAAAAACGAAGAGACGGTACAGAAGATCCGAACGGAACCTGCCGCTTTCCACCTCGGCCTTGAGATCCCTGTGGGTAGCCGCCACGACCCTGACGTCCACCGTGATGGTCCCCTGGGCTCCCACCCTGCGCACCTCGCCAGACTCCAGAACCCTGAGAAGCTTGGGCTGAAGGTCGGTGGAAAGCTCCCCTATCTCGTCGAGGAAAAGGGTTCCCCCGTGGGCTTGTTCGAAGGCGCCTTTCCTGTCCGCCGAGGCGCCTGTGAAGGCGCCTTTGACGTGGCCAAACAGCTCGCTTTCCACGAGGTCCGGCGAGATGGCGCCGCAGTTAATGGCCACGAAGGGCATCATCTGGCGCTGGGACAGGTCGTGGACCGCCCGGGCGACCAGTTCCTTCCCGGTTCCCGTCTCTCCGAAGATCAAAGTGTTGACGTCGGTGCCGGCGGCCTTCCTGACGTGCTCCCTAAGCTTTGCCATCACCCCGGAGCTTCCCACCATGTCCATCTCGGCATGGGCGGTGAGCTTTTCAGTGGGTTGGGAGCCCAGGATCTGCTCTTCCTCCGTCAGCACCAGCCGGAAAGGACCGATGTCGATCTCGGTCCCTGGATCGAGGAGGACCTTGTCGACACGTTCGCCGTCAATGAAGGTGCCGTTGGAGCTTCGATCCATGAGGAGGTATTTCCTG
The genomic region above belongs to bacterium and contains:
- a CDS encoding sigma 54-interacting transcriptional regulator, which codes for MRVDVYRDDRYLGGYHIGGSSDLRVGRDRRNDIILPHTTVSRHHANLLRQGRKYLLMDRSSNGTFIDGERVDKVLLDPGTEIDIGPFRLVLTEEEQILGSQPTEKLTAHAEMDMVGSSGVMAKLREHVRKAAGTDVNTLIFGETGTGKELVARAVHDLSQRQMMPFVAINCGAISPDLVESELFGHVKGAFTGASADRKGAFEQAHGGTLFLDEIGELSTDLQPKLLRVLESGEVRRVGAQGTITVDVRVVAATHRDLKAEVESGRFRSDLLYRLFVFPLLVPPLRSRKEDIGELSRHFLGNEDDLTAEAMERLMNHSWPGNVRELKNVIERARIVASGEPIGPDEIIFLDEDPLSGKTPTEPLPETFEELERLYYVRALDKSDGSIRAAAKSLGIPKSTLYDRLKRYGLSPGKDED